One region of Thiomonas intermedia genomic DNA includes:
- a CDS encoding YceI family protein, with product MMHAFPRKSAVSVLLASLTLALGAAPVWAAESTAPQAYAHKQADPAGSYRVDPDHSGVQFTLGHAGVGRFTGVFKQVTGTYTFDPAHPEKDKADIVIPTKSLDTFLPQRDTDLLAAPFFDAAAHPDIHFVSSRYVPQDKTHGKLYGNLTLRGVTHPVTFDVKLIGAGDVPYLPKPWGGYLSGFVATATINRMDFGMTAFGAGLGHDVAVRVEVEGVRTTS from the coding sequence CCGCAAGTCGGCCGTCTCCGTACTCCTCGCCAGTCTCACCCTGGCACTGGGCGCAGCGCCCGTCTGGGCAGCCGAATCGACCGCGCCGCAGGCCTATGCCCACAAGCAGGCCGATCCGGCGGGCAGCTACCGGGTCGACCCCGACCATTCCGGCGTGCAGTTCACCCTCGGCCACGCCGGGGTTGGCCGCTTTACCGGCGTGTTCAAGCAAGTGACCGGCACCTACACCTTCGACCCGGCCCATCCCGAGAAAGACAAGGCCGACATCGTCATTCCCACCAAGAGCCTGGACACCTTTCTGCCGCAACGCGACACCGACCTGCTGGCCGCGCCCTTCTTCGACGCCGCGGCGCATCCCGACATCCACTTCGTCAGCTCCCGCTATGTGCCGCAGGACAAGACCCACGGCAAGCTGTACGGCAACCTCACCCTGCGGGGCGTGACCCATCCCGTGACCTTCGACGTGAAGCTCATCGGCGCGGGCGATGTGCCCTATCTGCCCAAACCCTGGGGCGGCTATCTCAGCGGTTTCGTCGCCACCGCCACGATCAACCGCATGGACTTCGGCATGACCGCCTTCGGCGCCGGCCTGGGTCACGACGTGGCCGTGCGCGTGGAAGTCGAAGGCGTGCGCACCACGTCCTGA